A window of the Gemmatirosa kalamazoonensis genome harbors these coding sequences:
- a CDS encoding RrF2 family transcriptional regulator, with amino-acid sequence MRITTWAEYGLICALHLAKRVAEGPVTGRDVAEKERLPTDYVEQILLRLRRAGIVRSTRGARGGYVLDRPAEQITVRQIIHASELATFELHCVTHPVNEERCSTSHSCSIRPVWQMLQRRIDDVLDSVCLSDLLHEEGAVRERVGLGRRSAIPPLVPDAEPRRGLPVLQA; translated from the coding sequence GTGCGAATCACGACCTGGGCCGAGTACGGCCTCATCTGCGCGTTGCACCTCGCGAAGCGGGTCGCCGAGGGGCCGGTCACCGGCCGCGACGTGGCGGAGAAGGAGCGGCTGCCGACCGACTACGTCGAGCAGATCCTGCTCCGGCTCCGCCGCGCTGGGATCGTGCGGAGCACGCGCGGCGCGCGTGGCGGCTACGTGCTCGATCGGCCGGCGGAGCAGATCACCGTCCGACAGATCATCCACGCCTCGGAGCTCGCGACGTTCGAGCTCCACTGCGTGACGCATCCGGTGAACGAGGAGCGCTGCTCCACGTCGCACAGCTGCAGCATCCGCCCCGTGTGGCAGATGCTGCAGCGCCGGATCGACGATGTGCTCGACAGCGTCTGCCTGTCCGACCTGCTGCACGAGGAGGGCGCCGTGCGTGAGCGTGTCGGGCTCGGCCGGCGGAGCGCGATCCCGCCGCTGGTGCCGGACGCCGAGCCCCGCCGCGGTCTTCCGGTCCTTCAGGCGTAG